One genomic segment of Sphingorhabdus sp. M41 includes these proteins:
- a CDS encoding ABC transporter ATP-binding protein codes for MNTVLSLRNLWVEYGDKVVLERINLEIEEGSFVSIIGPSGAGKSSLLRVILGQEAPTTGSILLDDVPLNPECGPDRGVVFQRYSVFSHLTVLGNILFGLECAQAPFTARLFGARRRTAVAQAEEMLEAVGLSDSLHLYPAQMSGGMQQRLAIAQALIKRPRILLLDEPFGALDPGIRSDMHALITRLWNEYSLTIIMVTHDIREAFSLGTRVLALDKLRQDPHAPHRYGASVAYDIPIEKKNVLPGDVGIGALSDISAETGGSITVDTTNNN; via the coding sequence TTGAACACGGTGCTCAGCTTGCGAAACCTGTGGGTGGAATATGGCGACAAGGTGGTTCTGGAGCGCATCAACCTCGAGATTGAGGAAGGCTCTTTTGTTTCGATCATCGGACCTTCCGGGGCTGGCAAGAGCAGCCTGCTCCGGGTAATTTTGGGACAGGAAGCCCCGACCACCGGATCCATTCTGCTCGACGATGTACCGCTGAATCCCGAATGCGGGCCGGACCGCGGCGTCGTATTCCAACGCTACTCGGTATTTTCTCACCTGACGGTCCTCGGCAATATATTGTTCGGCCTTGAATGTGCCCAGGCACCGTTTACCGCGCGGCTATTCGGGGCGCGGCGGCGTACAGCGGTTGCGCAAGCGGAAGAGATGCTGGAGGCGGTTGGTCTGAGCGACAGCCTGCACCTCTACCCGGCGCAGATGTCCGGTGGTATGCAACAGCGTCTGGCGATCGCGCAGGCGCTGATCAAGCGACCCCGTATTCTGTTGCTCGATGAACCTTTCGGAGCGCTTGATCCGGGCATCCGGTCGGACATGCATGCTTTGATTACGCGGTTGTGGAATGAATATTCTCTGACTATAATCATGGTTACCCACGACATCCGCGAAGCGTTCTCGCTTGGAACCAGAGTTCTGGCCCTGGATAAATTGCGCCAGGATCCGCACGCCCCGCACCGCTATGGCGCATCTGTGGCCTACGATATTCCAATCGAGAAAAAGAATGTACTACCGGGCGATGTGGGCATCGGCGCGCTCAGTGATATCAGTGCCGAAACTGGAGGCAGTATTACTGTTGACACAACTAATAATAACTGA
- a CDS encoding ABC transporter permease, producing MRWVNRRISRSNNLLLGSVPILLLILIYLLAAAERHAINPSDKLLPLPGAMVQAMWGLIFEPDQLTGRLLFWADTLASLQRLGLGLGISTLSALLVGLLLGILPPVRATFGMLVTGIAVIPPIALLPILFIVFGLGEASKVALIVIGIAPFMIRDIAAHIGSLPREQIVKAQTLGASTWQLILRVALPQAMPRLIQAVRLSLGPAWVFLISAEAIASDIGLGYRIFLVRRYLAMDVILPYVAWIALIAVTMDFLLARSSRSLFPWAHGTSH from the coding sequence ATGCGCTGGGTGAATCGCCGCATAAGCCGGAGCAATAATCTTCTTCTGGGCTCTGTTCCGATCCTGTTGCTGATATTGATCTACCTGCTGGCGGCCGCCGAGCGGCACGCGATCAATCCCAGCGACAAACTGCTCCCTCTGCCCGGTGCCATGGTTCAGGCTATGTGGGGGCTGATATTCGAGCCCGACCAGCTTACAGGACGGTTACTCTTCTGGGCGGACACGCTCGCCAGTCTCCAGCGTCTCGGACTCGGGCTTGGAATTTCCACCCTGTCGGCACTACTGGTAGGGCTGCTGCTCGGCATCCTCCCGCCGGTCCGCGCGACCTTCGGCATGTTGGTAACAGGCATCGCGGTCATCCCGCCGATTGCCTTGCTGCCCATATTGTTCATCGTCTTCGGTTTGGGGGAGGCCTCCAAAGTGGCGCTGATCGTCATCGGTATCGCGCCGTTCATGATTCGTGATATTGCTGCCCATATCGGAAGCTTGCCAAGAGAGCAGATCGTCAAGGCGCAGACGCTTGGTGCAAGCACCTGGCAACTGATCCTTCGGGTCGCGCTGCCCCAGGCGATGCCGCGGCTGATCCAGGCGGTGCGCCTGTCGCTGGGACCGGCCTGGGTATTCCTAATCTCTGCCGAGGCGATCGCATCCGATATTGGTCTCGGATATCGCATATTTCTCGTCCGTCGCTATCTCGCGATGGACGTGATTCTCCCTTATGTAGCATGGATCGCATTGATCGCAGTGACGATGGACTTTCTCCTCGCCCGCTCCAGCCGCAGCCTGTTTCCCTGGGCGCACGGGACAAGCCATTGA
- a CDS encoding putative urea ABC transporter substrate-binding protein encodes MINGIRRAGALAMLACALIVTSCSPTAKETEAPRTEFNIGWSIYAGWMPWPYAEQAGIVKKWEDKYGIKINIVQVNDYVESVNQYTAGQLDGVTVANMDALTIPAAGGKDTSAIIVGDYSNGNDGVLLKDADSLHAIKGRKINLVELSVSHYLLARALDAVGLSMTDVSTVNTSDADIAGAFLSKDVTAAVAWNPQLTTMKQAPGAKLVFSSANIPGEILDLLVVDTATLKANPKLGKALAGIWYETTALMQQQDEEGKAARAAMAALAGTTPELFEEQLATTFLYADPKSAVAATSDKALIETMTRVRDFSFSQGLFGQGAQSADAIGMAFPGGKTLGDANNITLRFDEQYMQMAVDGAL; translated from the coding sequence ATGATCAACGGGATACGTCGCGCGGGGGCATTGGCAATGCTGGCATGTGCACTGATTGTAACGTCGTGCTCGCCAACGGCCAAGGAAACGGAGGCGCCACGCACTGAATTCAATATCGGCTGGTCTATCTACGCCGGCTGGATGCCTTGGCCATATGCGGAACAGGCCGGCATCGTTAAGAAATGGGAAGATAAATACGGAATCAAGATCAATATCGTTCAGGTCAACGACTATGTCGAATCCGTGAACCAGTATACTGCTGGCCAGCTTGACGGTGTCACCGTTGCCAATATGGATGCGCTCACCATCCCTGCTGCAGGTGGCAAGGACACCAGTGCCATTATCGTTGGCGACTATTCGAACGGTAATGACGGCGTGCTTTTGAAAGACGCCGACAGTCTTCACGCGATCAAGGGCAGGAAAATCAATCTCGTTGAGCTTTCGGTTTCTCATTACCTGCTGGCGCGCGCTCTGGATGCGGTTGGCCTGTCGATGACCGATGTCAGCACCGTCAATACCTCGGATGCGGATATAGCTGGCGCATTCCTGTCCAAGGATGTGACTGCTGCGGTCGCGTGGAACCCACAGCTGACCACTATGAAGCAGGCGCCAGGCGCGAAGCTGGTGTTTAGTTCGGCCAATATTCCAGGCGAGATTCTCGACCTCTTGGTTGTCGACACTGCAACGCTCAAGGCCAATCCAAAGCTCGGCAAGGCGCTCGCCGGAATCTGGTACGAAACGACCGCGCTGATGCAACAGCAGGACGAAGAAGGCAAAGCGGCACGAGCGGCGATGGCCGCACTCGCCGGCACGACGCCGGAATTATTCGAGGAACAGCTTGCAACCACTTTCCTTTATGCTGATCCCAAATCGGCAGTCGCGGCCACATCGGACAAGGCGCTGATCGAGACGATGACGCGGGTGCGTGACTTCAGCTTCTCGCAGGGGCTGTTTGGACAGGGCGCGCAGTCGGCGGACGCTATCGGCATGGCATTTCCGGGTGGAAAAACGCTGGGCGATGCAAACAACATCACCTTGCGTTTCGACGAGCAATATATGCAAATGGCCGTTGATGGGGCGCTTTAG
- a CDS encoding MBL fold metallo-hydrolase, which produces MPQARTHTINPTLSGNGNPDLDYNPAGVRNTDSAVPLNRTEPVLHNYHCDGPAPGKLAFRWTYGSNVAVKNRDPRVQVVQYNEDTFVLRQNVCVHWEAPFTYLLFGNKGALLIDSGATANARHYPLRDTVDKIITRWGQARGRSKVPLTIALTSGEDIAQNQGLVQFSDRPDSTIVPTALDVMKQHYGFRASWPSGTGAIDLGDRIIEVIATPGTHKDGLTFYDPYCRILFTGDLLFPGKINIGNDRDYVFSLQRLKKFASDRSPQWILGGHVEMMFVPGKFYPRFATYKPYERVLQMEPAHIDEALQYAREVQGKKTLLLRPDFALFNGVSPDQRTKVWPDGVPNIDPPRPF; this is translated from the coding sequence ATGCCGCAAGCGCGAACACACACGATCAATCCCACCTTGTCCGGCAACGGCAATCCCGATTTGGACTATAATCCCGCCGGGGTTCGCAATACCGATTCTGCTGTGCCGCTGAACCGCACCGAGCCGGTTTTGCACAATTATCACTGTGATGGTCCGGCTCCGGGCAAACTGGCCTTTCGCTGGACATATGGCTCCAACGTCGCGGTCAAGAACCGTGATCCACGGGTACAGGTCGTGCAATATAACGAGGACACGTTCGTTCTGCGGCAGAATGTCTGCGTCCACTGGGAAGCGCCCTTCACCTATCTGTTGTTCGGCAACAAGGGCGCCCTGCTGATCGACAGCGGTGCGACCGCCAATGCGCGACATTATCCCCTGCGGGACACGGTGGACAAGATCATTACTCGCTGGGGCCAGGCGCGCGGGCGTAGCAAGGTGCCGCTGACCATAGCCCTGACCTCGGGTGAAGATATCGCACAGAATCAGGGACTGGTTCAATTTTCGGATCGGCCGGACTCGACCATCGTACCGACAGCGCTTGATGTGATGAAGCAACATTACGGCTTTCGGGCAAGCTGGCCGTCGGGCACTGGTGCAATCGATCTTGGCGACCGGATAATCGAGGTAATTGCGACCCCCGGGACACATAAGGACGGGCTGACCTTCTATGATCCCTATTGCCGAATCCTGTTCACCGGCGATCTGCTTTTTCCCGGCAAGATCAATATCGGCAATGATCGTGATTATGTGTTTTCTTTGCAGCGGCTGAAAAAATTCGCGTCCGACCGCTCGCCCCAGTGGATTCTTGGCGGTCATGTCGAGATGATGTTTGTGCCGGGCAAATTCTATCCGCGTTTCGCGACCTACAAGCCTTATGAGCGCGTTCTGCAAATGGAGCCTGCCCATATCGATGAAGCGCTGCAATATGCGCGCGAGGTGCAGGGCAAGAAAACATTGCTCCTCCGGCCTGATTTTGCGCTGTTCAATGGAGTCAGCCCTGATCAGCGGACAAAAGTTTGGCCCGATGGCGTGCCCAACATCGACCCTCCCCGGCCATTCTAG
- a CDS encoding MBL fold metallo-hydrolase: MDRRTFLSYNAAVVAGATLTTFSEAALAAPRPGPIDFNSNLPAPGSFPKRWICGSPSCMDNSDPPVQVHWYNAHTAILRQNKAYSFEAPFTPLYFGNDRVLLLDEGFTQLRNDWDLRAVVDECIETWCEQNGRDPASLELLVAFSHLHADHYAAVNQFADRPNTRYMGLTHEEMVGFWGMTNYPEERVTLDLGGREILIWGSPGHVVSEFAYYDSYTRILYTGDMFYRGRCYITYWQPWFDSMKRLIEFVDTHPVSHVMGCHVEISKDDEDYPYGLTYQPNEAPVEMTVQQLREAYAHALTITEPGIYFTGTVFLCNQTRSTTTIDTNPYRYT; this comes from the coding sequence ATGGATCGTCGCACATTTCTTTCATATAACGCAGCGGTTGTCGCTGGCGCTACGCTTACGACCTTCAGTGAGGCAGCACTGGCTGCCCCGCGCCCTGGGCCGATCGATTTCAACAGTAACCTGCCCGCTCCCGGCAGCTTTCCGAAACGCTGGATATGCGGTTCACCATCCTGCATGGACAACAGCGATCCGCCGGTTCAGGTTCACTGGTACAACGCGCACACCGCGATATTGCGGCAGAACAAGGCGTACAGCTTTGAAGCCCCGTTCACCCCACTCTATTTCGGCAATGACCGGGTCCTGCTGCTCGACGAAGGCTTTACCCAGTTGCGCAATGACTGGGACCTGCGGGCGGTTGTCGACGAATGTATCGAGACATGGTGCGAGCAGAACGGCCGCGACCCCGCAAGCCTCGAGTTGCTGGTTGCCTTCAGCCATCTTCATGCAGATCACTATGCCGCGGTCAATCAGTTCGCCGACCGGCCGAACACACGCTATATGGGATTGACCCACGAGGAGATGGTCGGCTTCTGGGGCATGACCAACTATCCGGAGGAGCGCGTGACGCTTGATCTGGGGGGTCGTGAAATTCTGATCTGGGGTTCGCCCGGTCACGTGGTTTCGGAATTCGCTTATTATGACAGCTATACCCGGATTCTCTACACGGGCGACATGTTCTATCGCGGGCGCTGTTATATCACCTATTGGCAGCCCTGGTTCGACAGCATGAAGCGGCTGATCGAATTTGTTGATACGCATCCCGTCTCCCATGTGATGGGTTGCCACGTCGAGATCAGCAAGGACGACGAAGACTATCCCTACGGGCTCACCTATCAACCGAATGAGGCTCCGGTGGAGATGACTGTGCAGCAGCTGCGCGAGGCCTATGCCCACGCGCTGACAATCACCGAGCCCGGAATATATTTCACCGGCACCGTGTTTCTTTGCAACCAGACGCGCAGCACCACCACGATCGACACCAACCCCTATCGTTACACCTGA
- a CDS encoding Vgb family protein, with protein MNRSIALMLLLTAACSPEAPQPAGFTEKALDVPGFADFLVVDGETVWTTNDGRVEQWSTAEKLASVTIPRPCGTMAVASGSLWVANCEDANLYRINMETAEIETIIPTGIANPKGETNVVAGAGSIWVPSDAEGKITRIDPETNTVIATVEVVEGTFFLAFGYDALWAVSSDKQLLQRIDPETNLVTGTVELGKQPGFLAAGEGGVWVQEQGDGTVARVDPETVTLAGRTKVGDSLLYGDIDVGDGKVWLRTTEDQTFVAIDAKSMEILSRSGAAAGSGALRYTPDGIWTSAHDVQTLSWWTAGESAPE; from the coding sequence ATGAACCGTTCAATTGCCTTGATGCTATTATTAACTGCGGCCTGTTCTCCTGAAGCGCCGCAACCTGCGGGCTTTACCGAAAAGGCATTGGACGTGCCCGGATTTGCCGATTTTCTGGTGGTTGACGGAGAGACGGTGTGGACAACCAATGATGGCCGGGTCGAGCAATGGTCAACGGCAGAAAAGCTCGCTTCAGTGACAATTCCCCGCCCGTGCGGAACGATGGCGGTAGCCTCCGGGTCGCTCTGGGTGGCAAATTGCGAAGATGCAAATCTCTACCGGATCAACATGGAGACCGCGGAAATCGAAACGATCATTCCAACCGGTATTGCCAACCCCAAGGGTGAAACCAACGTGGTCGCAGGCGCCGGATCAATCTGGGTCCCGAGCGACGCTGAAGGAAAAATCACCCGCATCGATCCGGAAACAAACACCGTGATCGCAACCGTCGAAGTTGTTGAAGGCACGTTTTTTCTTGCATTCGGATATGATGCATTATGGGCTGTCAGCAGCGACAAGCAATTGCTGCAGCGGATTGATCCGGAAACAAATTTGGTGACCGGTACGGTCGAACTTGGCAAACAGCCCGGTTTTCTGGCTGCTGGAGAAGGAGGAGTCTGGGTACAGGAGCAAGGAGACGGCACGGTTGCACGGGTAGACCCGGAAACTGTTACGCTTGCCGGCCGCACGAAAGTAGGCGACAGCTTGCTATATGGTGACATTGATGTGGGCGACGGCAAGGTCTGGCTGCGCACGACCGAGGATCAGACTTTTGTCGCAATCGACGCGAAGTCGATGGAAATCCTGTCACGCTCCGGTGCAGCCGCAGGTAGCGGCGCTCTTCGCTATACGCCAGACGGCATCTGGACCTCTGCACATGACGTGCAAACGCTTTCCTGGTGGACCGCCGGCGAGAGTGCACCGGAATAG
- a CDS encoding sterol desaturase family protein — MGRPSDRDTISENAPASAAASYSSTISERNPNESPVKRTVINLIPPATLVAVVMFWWFAPASVTESPWSIVVAGLAISFFVLGLEQVLERHEGWRLTRKEFATDLFYLTLQYTAIGWATETLADKPLASFKESIGISTEWAMQMPFLLQVALVIFLYEFGQYWMHRLMHDWYPAWLTHAPHHHITQLNAMKGSVGNPIELFLISLSVIAIFDLDTAALFCGFNVLTVVSTFAHANVRSDPPLFYSYVFTTIRHHSLHHTALSYEDTRCNYGNSLILLDRIFGTFREGESKEVGQDDRKRLSIYEQFIFPFQPLINRFKARRGKPSSADI, encoded by the coding sequence ATGGGTCGACCGTCAGATCGCGACACAATATCAGAAAATGCACCGGCCAGCGCCGCAGCCTCTTATTCAAGCACAATATCCGAACGCAATCCGAACGAGAGCCCGGTCAAGCGAACGGTGATCAACCTTATACCTCCCGCGACTCTGGTAGCCGTCGTCATGTTCTGGTGGTTTGCGCCGGCATCGGTGACCGAGAGTCCCTGGTCCATTGTAGTGGCCGGCCTTGCAATCAGCTTTTTTGTGTTGGGTCTGGAACAAGTGTTGGAACGCCACGAAGGCTGGCGTCTGACGCGCAAGGAATTCGCCACAGATCTTTTCTACCTGACCCTCCAATATACCGCGATCGGGTGGGCGACGGAGACGCTTGCGGACAAGCCGCTGGCCTCGTTCAAGGAATCGATCGGCATCAGCACCGAATGGGCGATGCAGATGCCGTTCCTGTTGCAGGTCGCCCTGGTGATCTTCCTGTATGAATTCGGCCAGTACTGGATGCACAGGCTGATGCACGACTGGTACCCGGCCTGGCTTACCCACGCGCCGCATCACCACATTACCCAGCTCAATGCCATGAAAGGGTCTGTCGGAAATCCGATCGAGCTGTTCCTGATCAGCCTCAGCGTCATTGCGATCTTCGATCTGGACACGGCTGCGCTGTTCTGCGGCTTCAATGTGCTCACCGTGGTGTCCACTTTTGCCCATGCCAATGTGCGCTCGGACCCGCCCTTGTTCTATTCCTATGTCTTCACCACCATCCGGCATCACAGCCTCCACCACACGGCGCTGAGCTACGAGGATACGCGGTGCAATTACGGCAATTCCCTGATCTTGCTCGACCGGATTTTCGGCACGTTTCGCGAAGGGGAATCCAAAGAGGTGGGTCAGGATGATCGCAAACGGCTGTCGATCTACGAACAGTTCATCTTCCCGTTCCAACCACTGATCAACAGATTCAAGGCCAGGCGCGGCAAACCATCGTCGGCCGATATTTAA
- a CDS encoding TonB-dependent receptor, whose protein sequence is MIKDARLKLGLLSATMLTSTIVATPVFAQEMSENMAADDAGADNMIIVTATRRATTLMETPVNISVVSAEDLERNRIDDVRDLADFTPGLTISDTGPGSTGSIVLRGLNASGVGDAGNTYDDALGIYLGEVPLYYDFKLIDIERVETLLGPQGTLYGLGTLAGAIRYIPNRPNAAEIEGEAHGRVYAKSHSDSFGVQVDGMINIPIVEDHVAFRSATGYYFDPGFIDYTTLVKEPGVSLPQPDGPDSISADGYAANLTREKDLNYERTFTTRNQLLLQTSEDLKLILTYAYQQTKTGGGQSNSAGVLGTGRYENASRFTEPVKRDAHLVSAEVNANVADIFDIVATGAYTEVKYRGEGDVTDLLLDLDYDYELFPAFAAWNESDTTRKQKNAEIRLVSRHGGPFSWVLGGFYNENEYQSDYAEHIPNHPWVDAVNNPEALEYVSYVTSKVTEKAIFGEGTFEVTPEWQVTAGARYFKYSSTIAGAAALPVLGDPLSPYDLPVNGGDAGEDGWVWKLNTSYNFTPDLMAYFTYSKGYRIGGPNRVAPCPANITPGQQIICALPEELQYGPDTTKNIELGMRAQLFDDMLSFNFNVFQVKWQGIQVNSSTLYGATGITVNGGSAESKGFETSFRFKPTPELSIQGTYSYTDAKLTEDVPGIITIRETPGDYSNRFVQLDALAGDRLPGSAKNTASLGVTYVTPVMDGDLIANWTATYRGNVVSRIGWDRAYGDKIPSYILNRASISYDTERFTLGLFVDNVFDKYAVVSVANDRSRIGVNDGVAVRFYRQAIVNPRTVGLEGRIKF, encoded by the coding sequence ATGATAAAGGACGCAAGACTCAAGCTGGGCCTGCTTTCAGCAACAATGTTGACCAGCACTATCGTTGCCACACCTGTTTTCGCACAGGAAATGTCGGAGAATATGGCGGCAGACGATGCCGGTGCCGACAATATGATTATCGTTACCGCGACGCGGCGAGCGACAACACTCATGGAAACGCCCGTCAATATTTCGGTTGTCAGTGCCGAAGACCTTGAACGCAATCGGATCGACGACGTGCGCGATCTCGCAGATTTCACGCCCGGTTTGACGATTTCGGACACGGGCCCGGGCTCGACTGGTTCGATCGTCCTGCGTGGCCTCAATGCATCGGGCGTAGGCGATGCCGGTAACACCTATGATGACGCATTGGGCATCTATCTGGGCGAAGTGCCACTCTATTATGACTTCAAGCTAATCGATATCGAGCGCGTCGAGACGCTGCTCGGGCCGCAAGGGACGCTCTATGGGCTCGGTACATTGGCCGGCGCGATCCGTTACATTCCAAACCGCCCCAATGCAGCCGAGATCGAAGGAGAAGCGCACGGCCGCGTCTACGCCAAGTCTCACAGCGACTCCTTCGGTGTCCAGGTTGACGGTATGATCAACATTCCGATCGTGGAGGATCACGTCGCATTCCGTTCGGCCACGGGCTATTATTTCGATCCCGGCTTCATCGATTATACCACCTTGGTCAAAGAGCCGGGTGTATCGCTTCCGCAACCGGACGGTCCCGACAGCATCTCTGCCGACGGCTATGCAGCAAATCTCACCAGGGAGAAGGATCTCAATTACGAACGGACATTCACTACGCGCAACCAGTTGCTGCTACAGACCAGCGAAGACCTGAAGCTGATTCTTACCTACGCATATCAGCAGACAAAGACTGGGGGCGGGCAATCAAACAGTGCTGGCGTGCTCGGGACCGGGCGCTACGAGAATGCGAGCCGTTTCACTGAACCGGTCAAGCGCGATGCTCATCTGGTCAGTGCCGAAGTCAACGCCAATGTCGCGGATATCTTCGATATCGTCGCCACAGGCGCCTATACCGAAGTCAAATATCGGGGCGAAGGTGACGTAACCGACCTGCTGCTCGACCTTGATTACGATTATGAACTCTTCCCCGCTTTCGCAGCCTGGAATGAGTCAGATACCACACGCAAGCAGAAGAACGCGGAAATCCGCCTCGTGTCCAGACATGGTGGACCATTCAGCTGGGTGCTCGGCGGCTTTTACAACGAGAATGAATATCAGAGCGATTATGCCGAACATATACCAAACCACCCGTGGGTGGACGCGGTAAACAATCCGGAAGCGCTAGAATATGTCAGCTATGTTACCTCGAAAGTGACCGAGAAGGCGATCTTCGGAGAAGGCACGTTCGAGGTTACGCCTGAATGGCAGGTCACTGCCGGAGCGCGCTACTTCAAATATAGCTCCACGATCGCCGGCGCGGCCGCCCTGCCGGTGCTGGGAGACCCGCTCAGTCCATATGATCTGCCTGTCAACGGCGGAGATGCTGGGGAAGACGGCTGGGTGTGGAAACTCAACACTTCCTATAATTTCACCCCGGACCTGATGGCCTATTTCACCTACAGCAAGGGCTATCGTATTGGCGGTCCGAACCGTGTCGCACCTTGCCCGGCTAATATTACGCCCGGTCAGCAGATCATCTGTGCCCTGCCCGAAGAACTGCAATATGGACCGGATACGACCAAGAATATCGAACTTGGCATGCGGGCGCAATTGTTTGACGACATGTTGTCGTTCAACTTCAATGTCTTCCAGGTCAAATGGCAAGGGATTCAGGTGAATTCGTCTACGCTCTATGGCGCGACCGGTATCACCGTGAACGGCGGTTCAGCAGAGTCGAAAGGTTTCGAGACGTCGTTCCGGTTCAAGCCCACTCCTGAGCTGTCGATCCAGGGAACATATTCCTATACCGACGCCAAATTGACAGAGGACGTGCCCGGTATCATCACCATTCGCGAGACACCGGGTGACTATTCCAACCGGTTTGTTCAACTCGACGCTCTGGCAGGCGATCGCCTGCCCGGCTCGGCCAAGAACACAGCCAGCCTCGGTGTAACCTATGTCACGCCGGTTATGGATGGCGATCTGATCGCGAACTGGACTGCAACCTATCGCGGGAATGTCGTGTCCCGGATTGGTTGGGATCGCGCCTATGGAGACAAGATACCGAGCTATATCCTGAACCGCGCTTCGATCTCATATGACACCGAACGCTTCACTCTCGGCCTGTTTGTCGACAATGTTTTCGACAAATATGCAGTTGTCTCGGTCGCCAATGATCGCTCACGAATTGGCGTCAATGACGGTGTCGCCGTGCGCTTCTATCGTCAGGCCATCGTCAATCCGCGCACCGTCGGCCTCGAGGGACGGATCAAGTTCTGA
- a CDS encoding tetratricopeptide repeat-containing sulfotransferase family protein — MTPEAQAREALKRGDIPAAAAAAKAMISADEDEPAGYFLLGIAAAEAGQIGKAIPLVEAAVERGPEAEHLAQLAKLLILLRRDGEAAAAARKAMAMKPGDARTCDTIGCVFTRLGDHEGSVEPFRSAVAADPDNLDYRYNLAAASSFTGRIQDALTHYEAILAADPGNARAHYALAIASRQTADVNHISRLKTALSESQKPGDGLRIRYALAKELEDIGDPEAFTYLAAANDEHKRSLRYDFAQDDAIFDAIETLFTEPRCKALPGAGNPEKAPIFIVGMPRTGTTLVDRILSSHPDVESAGEMQAMPLAVKRLAATSSRTVIDPATVMASCDIDPAKIGDLYLAQAGHHRHEGTARFTDKLPANFLYIGHIARALPHAKIVCLRRNPMDTVWSNYKNLFASQSAYYAYSYDLLDTARYYERFDRLMAMWDRLFPGLVLQLSYEALVADQEGQTRLLLEHCDLEWNESCLTFHENSAAVATPSAAQVRRPINADGVGKWRTHEAALQPARIFFEQHSIPID, encoded by the coding sequence TTGACGCCGGAAGCGCAAGCGAGGGAAGCCTTGAAGCGCGGCGATATACCGGCTGCTGCGGCCGCTGCCAAAGCCATGATATCGGCGGACGAGGATGAGCCTGCAGGTTATTTCCTGCTGGGGATTGCTGCCGCCGAAGCCGGTCAGATCGGCAAAGCCATACCGCTTGTCGAGGCTGCGGTAGAGCGCGGACCCGAGGCGGAACATCTGGCACAGCTGGCGAAGCTGCTGATCCTGCTGCGGCGTGACGGCGAAGCCGCTGCTGCCGCACGAAAAGCGATGGCCATGAAGCCTGGCGACGCGCGGACATGCGATACGATCGGCTGCGTTTTCACCCGGCTCGGAGACCATGAGGGTTCGGTTGAGCCTTTCAGATCTGCGGTTGCGGCCGACCCGGACAATCTCGACTATCGTTACAATCTTGCGGCGGCGAGCAGCTTCACCGGGCGGATTCAGGATGCCCTGACTCATTACGAGGCCATTCTCGCTGCAGATCCCGGCAATGCGCGGGCCCATTATGCCCTCGCTATCGCGTCCCGCCAGACTGCAGATGTCAACCATATATCCAGATTGAAAACCGCTCTCTCCGAGTCTCAAAAACCGGGTGACGGTCTGCGCATTCGTTATGCGCTGGCAAAGGAACTGGAAGACATCGGCGACCCTGAGGCATTCACCTATCTTGCCGCTGCCAATGACGAGCACAAGCGTTCGCTACGATATGATTTCGCTCAGGACGACGCGATTTTCGACGCGATCGAAACCCTGTTCACTGAGCCCAGGTGTAAAGCCTTGCCCGGCGCAGGAAATCCCGAGAAAGCACCGATCTTCATAGTCGGAATGCCCCGCACCGGAACGACGCTCGTCGATCGAATTCTCTCTTCCCATCCCGATGTGGAATCGGCGGGAGAAATGCAAGCCATGCCGCTTGCGGTCAAGCGGCTGGCGGCCACATCATCGCGTACCGTCATTGATCCGGCGACGGTCATGGCAAGTTGCGACATTGATCCGGCCAAGATTGGTGACCTCTATCTCGCCCAGGCCGGTCACCATCGGCATGAAGGTACCGCACGGTTTACAGACAAGCTGCCGGCCAATTTTCTCTATATCGGTCATATTGCACGCGCGCTGCCGCATGCGAAAATCGTCTGTCTGCGCCGCAATCCGATGGATACGGTCTGGAGCAACTACAAGAATCTTTTCGCCAGCCAGTCCGCATATTACGCCTATTCATACGATCTGCTCGACACGGCACGCTATTATGAGCGCTTTGATCGGCTGATGGCGATGTGGGACAGGTTGTTTCCTGGTCTGGTGCTGCAGCTATCCTACGAAGCGCTGGTCGCGGATCAGGAAGGACAGACCCGGCTGCTGCTGGAACATTGTGACCTCGAATGGAATGAATCCTGCCTGACGTTCCACGAAAATAGTGCGGCCGTGGCGACGCCCAGCGCCGCACAGGTTCGGCGTCCCATCAATGCGGACGGAGTCGGCAAATGGCGCACGCACGAAGCGGCATTGCAGCCGGCACGCATCTTTTTCGAGCAGCATTCCATCCCGATAGACTAG